The following proteins are co-located in the Sporolactobacillus pectinivorans genome:
- the uraD gene encoding 2-oxo-4-hydroxy-4-carboxy-5-ureidoimidazoline decarboxylase: MNIEILNEADTELFVEELDGIFEHSPWIAREVVEKRPFSSVDNLFQTLAKVVMSSTQEQKEALINAHPRLGGSGKLTERSGSEQQQAGLHNLKKKEAAALAKLNAEYEQLFDFPFIMVIRGRSKQEIYSAMEKRLKNSQQKEFEIALDEILKIARLRLDDLFKSE; the protein is encoded by the coding sequence GTGAACATTGAAATTTTGAATGAAGCAGATACTGAGCTGTTTGTTGAGGAATTAGACGGAATTTTTGAACATTCTCCATGGATTGCCCGTGAAGTTGTTGAAAAAAGACCTTTTTCCTCTGTTGATAACCTGTTTCAAACGTTGGCAAAGGTCGTCATGTCTTCTACGCAAGAACAGAAGGAAGCACTGATCAACGCTCACCCCCGTCTTGGCGGATCCGGTAAGCTGACAGAGCGTTCGGGCAGTGAACAGCAGCAGGCAGGACTCCATAATCTGAAGAAAAAAGAAGCTGCAGCGCTTGCCAAATTAAATGCCGAATACGAGCAGCTTTTTGATTTTCCGTTTATCATGGTCATCCGCGGCAGGAGCAAACAAGAAATTTATTCGGCGATGGAAAAAAGGTTGAAAAACAGCCAACAGAAAGAATTTGAAATCGCACTCGATGAGATTTTAAAGATTGCCCGTCTCCGTCTGGATGACTTATTTAAATCGGAATAA
- the uraH gene encoding hydroxyisourate hydrolase — protein sequence MKGLTTHILDLAKGRPAANVRIDVFEADGASIRYIRSCTTNRDGRPDDPLIEGSALHEGTYELHVHIGDYFKNSGNGPNSFFLDVIPVRFSIADGYEGCHVPLLVSPFGYQIYRGS from the coding sequence ATGAAAGGACTGACCACGCACATTCTCGATTTGGCAAAGGGCAGGCCGGCGGCGAATGTTCGGATCGATGTGTTCGAAGCCGATGGGGCATCAATAAGATATATACGGAGCTGCACAACAAATCGGGATGGACGGCCGGATGATCCGCTGATCGAGGGATCGGCACTTCATGAAGGGACTTATGAATTGCATGTACATATCGGTGACTATTTCAAAAATTCAGGAAACGGTCCAAACAGTTTTTTTCTGGATGTCATCCCGGTTCGCTTCAGCATTGCTGACGGCTATGAGGGCTGCCATGTGCCGCTGCTTGTTTCCCCATTCGGTTATCAGATTTATCGCGGAAGCTGA